In Alkalihalobacillus sp. FSL W8-0930, a single window of DNA contains:
- a CDS encoding SDR family oxidoreductase, translating into MTRLKNKVAIVTGSGSGIGAAIAKRFAKEGAKVVLADINDKGVAKVKEEIEQANGIAEYIVGDISSEDIAKSINDFAVHKFGKLDILINNAGYAGPSDPAEQFNSEEFDKIFKVNAYGTFYMIKHAVSYMKENKQGSIVNVGSNSTLTPTDYPGYASSKGAVRTMSYTFSGILAKDKIRVNALIPGTTRTPMVQAIFDDPELAKKYIESIPLGEVVEPEDLANGALYLASDEAKRVTGTELVVDAGMSL; encoded by the coding sequence ATGACTAGATTAAAGAACAAGGTCGCGATTGTAACAGGAAGTGGATCCGGGATTGGAGCAGCAATTGCAAAGCGCTTTGCAAAAGAAGGTGCTAAAGTAGTCCTTGCGGATATTAATGACAAAGGTGTAGCAAAAGTTAAGGAAGAAATTGAACAAGCTAACGGGATAGCTGAATATATTGTCGGGGATATTTCAAGTGAAGATATTGCTAAAAGCATCAATGATTTCGCAGTACATAAATTCGGTAAATTAGATATTTTAATAAATAATGCAGGCTATGCAGGGCCAAGCGATCCAGCTGAGCAGTTTAATTCAGAAGAATTTGATAAGATTTTTAAGGTAAATGCATACGGCACTTTTTATATGATTAAGCATGCAGTATCCTATATGAAAGAAAATAAACAGGGAAGCATTGTAAATGTCGGATCTAACAGTACATTAACACCGACAGATTATCCAGGATATGCGAGCTCAAAAGGTGCAGTACGCACGATGTCTTACACATTTTCTGGTATCCTAGCTAAGGATAAAATCCGCGTAAATGCATTAATTCCTGGAACAACTAGAACACCAATGGTACAGGCTATTTTTGATGATCCTGAGTTAGCTAAAAAGTATATTGAATCGATTCCATTAGGTGAAGTTGTAGAACCGGAAGACCTTGCAAATGGCGCACTTTATTTAGCATCAGACGAAGCAAAACGCGTAACTGGAACAGAATTAGTCGTTGATGCAGGTATGTCCTTATAA
- a CDS encoding oxidoreductase encodes MNTKIVIITGANSGLGLETAKHFAGQGNQVILAVRNTEKGKKAKEEILNVYPEATIQVHSLDLSKLQSVREFAETISSQVEVIDLLINNAGVMMPPYSLTEDGFELQFASNHLGHFALTGLLLPLLEKGEASRVVTLTSIAHRNGAIQFENLHGMSGYKSFVFYGQSKLANILFAKELDNRLKTYHYKTISVAAHPGISSTNLFTLGKKKTPWYVKPFLKLVSQPAEKGALPTIMAATDKSLLGGELIGPDGAGGRKGNPTIEEPKKGIYDDSRMEKLWDISEELTEVKYPFE; translated from the coding sequence ATGAACACTAAAATAGTCATCATTACTGGCGCAAACAGCGGTCTTGGCCTAGAAACAGCCAAGCACTTCGCAGGCCAAGGAAACCAGGTCATTCTAGCAGTAAGGAATACGGAAAAAGGTAAGAAAGCTAAAGAAGAAATCCTAAACGTATATCCAGAAGCAACGATTCAAGTGCATTCACTCGATCTTTCAAAGCTCCAAAGTGTACGAGAGTTTGCTGAAACAATCTCAAGCCAAGTAGAGGTCATTGACTTACTCATCAATAATGCTGGCGTGATGATGCCGCCGTATTCATTAACGGAGGACGGGTTTGAATTGCAGTTTGCCAGCAATCATCTAGGTCACTTTGCTTTGACGGGTTTACTACTTCCGTTACTTGAAAAAGGGGAAGCTTCTCGGGTTGTTACGTTGACATCAATTGCTCACCGGAATGGAGCTATTCAATTTGAGAACTTGCATGGAATGAGTGGGTATAAGAGCTTTGTCTTCTATGGACAGAGTAAACTAGCAAATATTTTGTTTGCCAAAGAGTTAGATAATCGCTTAAAGACATATCACTATAAAACCATTAGTGTAGCTGCGCATCCGGGGATATCGTCTACAAACCTGTTCACCTTAGGCAAGAAGAAAACACCTTGGTACGTTAAACCGTTTCTAAAATTGGTTAGTCAGCCCGCTGAGAAGGGGGCGCTACCTACCATTATGGCAGCGACAGATAAATCTCTTCTAGGTGGAGAATTGATCGGTCCAGATGGGGCAGGAGGTAGGAAAGGGAATCCTACGATCGAAGAGCCGAAGAAAGGGATCTATGACGATTCTAGAATGGAAAAGTTATGGGACATCTCGGAGGAGCTTACGGAAGTAAAATATCCATTTGAATAA
- a CDS encoding DUF4871 domain-containing protein, with product MKKTVSFITIFILSLLLLACSNDSVMEEWSDNSPFFKHELGEMFGKEGSIGIIGMKDITEDGQKWMWHFWGDTDIAYKDWEVQARQEGDEKFISPITFNDDSLEPRSEEINGHARSTVLFPSSGLWELNVYIDGEFFDQLTVDVVQE from the coding sequence ATGAAGAAGACAGTCTCTTTTATAACAATCTTCATTCTTTCACTACTCTTATTAGCCTGTTCGAATGATTCTGTTATGGAAGAGTGGAGCGACAACAGCCCGTTCTTTAAACATGAACTTGGAGAGATGTTTGGAAAAGAAGGAAGTATTGGCATCATTGGTATGAAGGACATTACTGAAGACGGTCAAAAATGGATGTGGCATTTTTGGGGAGATACAGACATCGCATATAAAGATTGGGAAGTACAGGCAAGACAAGAAGGCGATGAGAAATTTATCTCTCCAATTACCTTTAATGATGATAGCTTAGAACCACGAAGTGAAGAAATCAATGGGCACGCTCGCTCAACTGTATTGTTCCCCTCCTCAGGACTTTGGGAGTTGAACGTTTATATAGATGGAGAGTTTTTTGATCAGTTAACTGTTGATGTAGTCCAAGAGTAG
- a CDS encoding Gfo/Idh/MocA family oxidoreductase has translation MRVGIIGGGFGLNVQAPIINLHPYMELIAVSTMNRHYIPKNLLEMKSKPRHYRNWVEMLNDETLDLLFVSSLPIYHFEMVKEAIKRGIEVVCEKPFTMNRHESKELLSLSERFKSKVMIDFEWRYLPIRQKMKKLIRDDLVGDLLHVEYHISSSQY, from the coding sequence ATGAGAGTTGGCATTATCGGCGGTGGTTTTGGATTGAATGTTCAAGCTCCTATTATTAATCTACATCCATATATGGAGTTAATCGCGGTAAGTACAATGAACAGACATTACATTCCAAAAAATCTACTAGAGATGAAAAGTAAACCGAGGCATTATAGGAACTGGGTTGAGATGTTAAATGATGAAACACTAGATCTCTTGTTTGTAAGTTCTCTACCTATCTATCACTTTGAGATGGTAAAAGAAGCTATAAAAAGAGGGATCGAAGTCGTTTGCGAAAAACCTTTCACAATGAATAGGCATGAATCAAAAGAGCTTTTAAGTCTCTCGGAAAGATTCAAATCAAAAGTGATGATTGATTTTGAATGGCGCTACCTCCCGATACGACAAAAAATGAAGAAATTGATCCGAGATGATTTGGTTGGTGATCTATTGCATGTTGAGTATCACATCTCTAGCTCACAATATTAA
- a CDS encoding Gfo/Idh/MocA family oxidoreductase has translation MGDKQKFGGMLGALGTHMIDCLRWLAQDEVSSLNGLTHTHVPETLGEIRDADDAFFIHGKLNSGTTFSLQLITGIHHGVGSSLKIFGRKGTLHLVNDQQLYLGKANQELKEVPLEQLESVPTSLSDEAKAYYSAFHPFLHKVYQYIQDDNLDDDLPTIEDGHKNQLILDEILGT, from the coding sequence ATGGGAGACAAACAAAAGTTTGGAGGCATGTTAGGTGCTTTAGGGACACATATGATTGATTGTTTAAGGTGGCTTGCTCAAGATGAAGTCTCAAGTCTTAATGGGTTAACGCATACCCATGTTCCTGAAACATTAGGTGAAATAAGGGACGCTGATGATGCTTTTTTTATTCATGGAAAGCTGAATAGTGGTACAACCTTCTCTCTACAGCTTATTACTGGTATCCATCATGGTGTAGGATCGTCTTTAAAGATATTTGGAAGAAAAGGTACACTTCATTTAGTTAATGATCAGCAACTTTACTTAGGAAAAGCAAATCAGGAACTAAAAGAAGTACCACTTGAACAACTAGAATCTGTACCGACAAGCCTTTCTGATGAAGCAAAGGCATATTACTCAGCATTTCATCCGTTCTTACATAAGGTCTATCAATACATTCAAGATGATAATCTTGATGACGATTTGCCCACAATAGAAGATGGGCATAAGAATCAACTAATATTAGATGAGATTCTAGGTACCTAA
- a CDS encoding DUF3888 domain-containing protein yields the protein MLQHYRATLNEADTNLSDSLRYALICSIRTPVDQAVIELYKDDIHVPGTLQWAAYDTKILKIKQVYGVGGLYEVTLRVYPYYNAHNSYGVDEVVVNTNQELIRYRHVHTYPLPKR from the coding sequence ATGCTACAACATTACCGCGCTACATTAAACGAAGCAGATACTAATCTTTCTGATTCATTAAGATACGCCTTAATCTGTAGTATCAGAACGCCAGTTGATCAAGCTGTGATTGAGTTATACAAAGACGATATTCACGTACCTGGTACACTGCAATGGGCAGCTTATGATACGAAGATCCTTAAAATCAAACAAGTATACGGGGTTGGTGGTCTGTACGAGGTTACGCTTCGAGTTTACCCATACTACAATGCGCATAACAGCTATGGGGTAGACGAGGTTGTTGTGAACACGAATCAAGAGTTAATTCGTTACAGACATGTGCATACATATCCACTTCCAAAGAGGTAA
- a CDS encoding DUF3139 domain-containing protein: protein MKKRGMFITIVAIISLTCVGILVFNFFNGSQDQLAITEERVYEYLTEEQNYADEEIESIRTDYDWSGDKYDEEDAYQAFVTFADEDQEYQYIYNDNIGVQQIGGTDGEGNHTEDNE, encoded by the coding sequence ATGAAAAAAAGAGGTATGTTCATCACAATCGTCGCAATCATTTCCCTAACATGTGTGGGAATTCTTGTGTTCAACTTTTTTAACGGAAGCCAGGACCAGCTAGCGATCACAGAAGAAAGGGTCTATGAATACCTAACCGAAGAACAGAATTATGCTGATGAAGAGATTGAATCGATTCGCACAGATTACGACTGGAGCGGCGATAAATATGACGAAGAAGACGCGTACCAAGCCTTTGTCACGTTCGCAGATGAAGACCAGGAATATCAATACATCTATAACGACAACATCGGTGTACAGCAAATCGGAGGAACAGACGGCGAAGGCAACCACACCGAGGATAACGAATAA
- a CDS encoding VWA domain-containing protein: protein MKKRITCLLLATMVGLAACSDEEEPSNTDIQDQTASEDEETEEVHESPEDVEVDQEPEIEVQEDVEQVESDSVEELMKQEPGVYHGEAFDEEAVLEEVRGFPEGLTTQEAFDRMLQLLAEDFREEQALFESFEEGMETPKEEQDELEEETYQGLNIQILMDASESMVAEIDGKPKMDIAKEAVQAFAADLPAEANVAIHVYGHKGSNQTEGKEESCSQTETLYPLNEYEEEGVQAALDSFQAAGYAPIALAIEEAGALFPEGGENILYIVSGGEDTCEGDPVETTKALQDSGVSPVVHTIGFDVNDEERQALETIADAGEGEYFSVDNAEMLDELFSQESENLELAWLQWRNENILKGYEARTEQILSLYEVQNDAIQRGYEERNRIVSILYTVKPDVDFDIHEVRDLAHERREKLSDYIETKSAELQEKVKEGADERQEEIRRNALDDEK, encoded by the coding sequence ATGAAAAAACGAATAACGTGCCTTCTCCTAGCCACGATGGTTGGGTTAGCGGCCTGTAGTGATGAGGAAGAGCCATCCAATACAGACATACAAGATCAGACAGCCAGTGAGGACGAGGAAACAGAAGAAGTGCATGAGTCACCAGAGGATGTAGAGGTGGACCAGGAACCTGAAATTGAAGTGCAGGAGGATGTAGAGCAGGTCGAATCGGATTCTGTAGAAGAGCTAATGAAACAGGAGCCAGGGGTTTATCACGGAGAAGCCTTTGATGAGGAAGCGGTACTCGAAGAAGTGAGAGGTTTTCCTGAAGGCCTTACCACTCAAGAAGCCTTTGATCGGATGCTCCAGCTACTGGCAGAAGATTTTAGAGAAGAACAGGCTTTATTTGAAAGCTTTGAAGAAGGAATGGAGACGCCAAAAGAAGAGCAGGATGAACTTGAAGAAGAAACATATCAGGGACTCAACATCCAGATTCTCATGGATGCAAGTGAAAGCATGGTAGCTGAGATCGATGGAAAGCCGAAGATGGACATTGCGAAAGAAGCGGTACAAGCGTTTGCGGCCGATCTACCGGCTGAAGCAAATGTGGCCATTCATGTTTATGGACACAAAGGAAGTAATCAAACAGAGGGCAAAGAGGAATCTTGTTCTCAAACAGAGACACTGTACCCATTAAATGAATACGAAGAAGAAGGTGTCCAAGCGGCATTGGATTCGTTTCAGGCAGCAGGGTATGCGCCAATTGCTTTAGCCATTGAAGAAGCTGGAGCGCTGTTTCCTGAAGGTGGAGAGAACATCTTATACATTGTAAGTGGTGGGGAAGACACGTGCGAAGGAGATCCGGTTGAGACAACGAAGGCCCTCCAGGATTCTGGTGTATCACCGGTTGTTCATACCATTGGTTTTGACGTGAATGATGAAGAACGTCAAGCACTTGAAACGATTGCTGATGCAGGAGAAGGTGAATACTTCAGCGTAGACAACGCAGAAATGTTGGACGAGTTGTTTAGTCAAGAATCAGAGAATCTGGAGCTAGCGTGGCTTCAATGGAGAAATGAAAACATTTTAAAAGGCTATGAAGCAAGAACCGAACAAATTCTTTCATTATATGAGGTTCAAAATGATGCAATTCAACGAGGATACGAGGAACGAAATCGAATCGTCTCAATCCTATACACAGTAAAACCCGACGTTGACTTTGATATCCATGAAGTGAGGGACCTCGCACACGAACGAAGAGAGAAGCTCTCAGACTATATCGAAACAAAGAGCGCAGAGCTTCAGGAAAAAGTGAAAGAAGGAGCTGATGAAAGACAAGAAGAAATCAGAAGGAACGCTTTGGACGATGAAAAATAA
- a CDS encoding type 1 glutamine amidotransferase family protein: MQTKKAFLYVFDTMSDWEYGYLIAELNTGRYFKKGLEPLKIITVGTTNEIITTMGGISISPDISLDECTLGSNDLLILPGGTTWSDEIHQPILKRTAQALESGTIVAAICGAIEGLANMGNLDTRDHTSNNLEYTKMVCPNYKGEGQYKFESVVSDANLITASGIAPLEFAREVLNKLEVVTPDTLHAWYNLYKTHQPQYYLELIHSLKNN; this comes from the coding sequence ATGCAAACGAAAAAAGCTTTTCTCTATGTATTTGATACAATGTCAGACTGGGAATATGGATATTTAATCGCTGAATTAAACACAGGTAGATATTTTAAAAAAGGATTGGAACCTCTTAAGATAATCACAGTAGGAACGACTAATGAAATAATTACTACAATGGGGGGAATTAGCATAAGTCCAGATATTTCCCTTGATGAATGCACTCTTGGAAGTAATGATCTTTTAATTTTACCAGGCGGAACGACTTGGAGCGATGAAATACATCAACCTATATTAAAAAGAACTGCTCAAGCATTAGAGAGTGGTACAATTGTCGCTGCCATTTGTGGTGCGATTGAAGGGCTCGCGAATATGGGAAATTTAGATACCAGAGATCATACAAGTAACAACTTAGAATATACAAAAATGGTCTGTCCCAACTATAAAGGAGAAGGCCAATATAAGTTTGAATCTGTCGTCTCAGATGCAAATTTAATTACTGCTTCTGGGATAGCACCTCTTGAATTTGCTAGGGAAGTACTTAATAAACTTGAGGTTGTGACACCAGACACTTTACATGCATGGTACAACCTATATAAAACTCATCAACCTCAATACTATCTTGAATTAATACACTCATTGAAAAATAACTAA
- a CDS encoding YafY family protein → MPKTDNLLAILWMLRSDKKITAKQISDKLEINIRTVYRYIDTLTTSGVPIISEPGHNGGYTLLNNFIEAPLFFNSEEQTSLFHAAVFAEEAGYYGGEALNNALSKLSNYSNSEQETKTNQHLATLEVINHLRPSSIESFLKKLEEAIATSYSVKILYHKRDDKRLDDRFVDPYRIIYWNKKWYVIGFCHLRQDIRSFRVDRMESLFLTEDTFNQPDHFSAHDHFIKGLLPTYADKDVVSLVVSGDELVLADLCQHWFLGNYLKEQTSNEAVFLLEEDVILTYVPYILLPFNKSIKVIEPASLKKRLVDILSDLITFHEK, encoded by the coding sequence ATGCCTAAAACAGACAATTTGTTAGCTATTCTATGGATGCTTCGTTCAGATAAAAAAATAACGGCAAAACAAATATCGGATAAGCTAGAAATAAATATACGGACAGTCTACCGATATATTGATACCCTTACAACGAGCGGTGTGCCTATCATTTCAGAACCTGGACACAATGGTGGATACACCTTATTAAATAATTTTATTGAAGCCCCACTATTTTTTAATTCCGAGGAGCAAACTTCTCTTTTCCACGCTGCTGTTTTTGCAGAAGAAGCAGGATATTATGGCGGCGAAGCGCTAAATAACGCGCTCTCCAAACTAAGTAACTATTCAAATTCAGAACAGGAAACAAAAACAAACCAGCACTTAGCCACTCTTGAAGTGATAAATCATTTACGCCCATCTTCTATTGAGTCTTTTTTAAAAAAGTTGGAGGAGGCTATAGCTACCAGCTATTCAGTAAAGATTCTATACCATAAAAGAGACGATAAGCGATTAGACGACAGGTTTGTCGATCCATACAGAATAATCTATTGGAATAAGAAGTGGTACGTGATTGGCTTTTGTCACCTAAGGCAAGATATCCGTAGTTTTAGAGTAGATCGAATGGAAAGTCTGTTTTTAACCGAGGATACATTCAATCAGCCAGATCATTTCTCCGCGCATGATCATTTTATTAAAGGTCTTCTTCCTACTTATGCAGATAAAGATGTTGTTTCTTTGGTTGTTAGTGGGGATGAATTAGTTTTGGCTGACCTTTGCCAACATTGGTTTTTAGGTAATTATTTAAAAGAACAAACTTCTAATGAAGCCGTTTTTCTATTAGAAGAAGATGTGATACTTACCTATGTCCCCTATATACTTTTACCATTTAACAAGTCAATTAAAGTTATTGAGCCAGCCAGCCTTAAAAAAAGACTTGTTGATATTCTATCCGACTTAATAACGTTTCATGAAAAATAA
- a CDS encoding phospholipase D family protein, producing the protein MIKNILLTIIALYALYVLFGAYILFFLPISYHKNTDKTPFNLSEEVQNKDHVLLLEDGFESGQVRMQAIREAQSSIDFISYSVQKGETSHLFMAELFEAADRGVHVRVVLDGLFHNLRGDLGDVREAIAAHPNMELRYYEPFQFFKPWSWHNRLHDKLLIIDETYGIIGGRNIGDKYLAQNRPKDYVFDRDVLVYNKVEQANSSVNGMKAYANELWDHPFTKQEKHRISKNLSKGEAFKKRLKDKMQKAQKENDAFVRPLADDWTNQAVQADHISFVSNPLTRLNKYPYLWETFTELAMNADSKVYMQTPYAIPTKQMIERVGMQPHVHHEMITNSIQQTPNPMAFSGYLRTRDEILNSGVFIFEYRGNYSIHAKSFVIDDNLSMVGSFNLDARSSYLNTESAVLIQGSKFAKELEKQMDQKKESSAVHSLKNSHTERKTTFKTIAIKVLSKISFLWRNFL; encoded by the coding sequence TTGATTAAAAATATCTTGCTGACAATTATAGCTTTGTATGCTCTCTACGTTTTGTTTGGTGCGTACATTCTCTTTTTCCTCCCAATTTCTTATCACAAAAACACTGATAAGACACCCTTCAATCTATCCGAGGAAGTTCAAAATAAAGATCATGTGCTTCTTTTAGAAGATGGATTTGAGTCGGGGCAGGTTAGGATGCAAGCGATACGAGAAGCTCAGTCAAGTATAGACTTTATATCCTACTCGGTTCAAAAAGGAGAAACGTCACATCTCTTTATGGCGGAATTATTTGAGGCTGCTGATCGAGGGGTACACGTTCGGGTAGTATTAGATGGTTTATTCCATAATCTTCGTGGTGACTTGGGCGATGTGAGAGAAGCGATTGCCGCTCATCCAAATATGGAGCTTCGTTATTATGAGCCTTTCCAATTCTTTAAGCCGTGGTCTTGGCATAATCGGTTACATGATAAGCTGCTTATAATCGATGAAACGTATGGAATTATTGGTGGGAGAAACATCGGTGATAAGTATCTCGCGCAAAATCGCCCAAAGGATTACGTCTTTGACCGGGATGTCCTCGTCTATAACAAGGTTGAACAAGCAAACAGCTCGGTGAATGGGATGAAGGCCTATGCAAATGAGCTTTGGGACCATCCATTTACAAAACAAGAGAAGCATAGAATAAGCAAGAATCTATCTAAAGGTGAAGCCTTCAAGAAGCGATTAAAAGATAAAATGCAGAAAGCCCAGAAGGAAAACGATGCGTTTGTTCGACCGCTTGCAGATGATTGGACGAATCAAGCCGTGCAGGCAGATCACATTTCGTTTGTATCGAATCCCTTAACAAGACTTAACAAATATCCGTATCTATGGGAAACATTTACGGAATTAGCTATGAATGCTGATTCTAAGGTGTATATGCAGACACCTTATGCCATCCCTACAAAACAAATGATTGAAAGGGTTGGGATGCAGCCACATGTTCATCATGAGATGATAACCAACTCCATTCAACAGACGCCGAATCCTATGGCCTTCTCTGGTTATTTACGTACGAGAGACGAGATTCTAAACAGTGGCGTTTTTATCTTTGAATATAGAGGTAATTACTCTATTCATGCAAAGTCATTTGTTATTGATGATAATCTGAGCATGGTTGGTTCATTTAATTTGGATGCCAGGTCAAGTTATCTAAACACAGAATCAGCTGTCTTAATACAAGGTTCTAAATTTGCTAAAGAACTTGAGAAACAGATGGATCAAAAAAAGGAAAGCAGTGCTGTTCATTCCTTGAAAAATTCTCACACAGAGAGAAAAACAACGTTTAAAACGATCGCTATTAAGGTTTTATCTAAGATCTCTTTTTTGTGGAGAAATTTTTTATAA
- a CDS encoding pectate lyase yields the protein MVLMLSVFTVPVEAGNESANINNANFAMQGFATLNGGTTGGAGGTTVTVTTGDQLLAALKNKPSNTPLTIYVNGTITPSNTSASKIDIKDINDVSILGVGTRGEFNGIGIKVWRANNIIIRNLKIHHVNTGDKDAISIEGPSKNIWVDHNELYNSLDVHKDYYDGLFDVKKDADYITFSWNYVHDSWKSMLMGSSDTDSYNRKITFHNNYFENLNSRVPSVRFGEAHIFSNYYSNIVETGINSRMGAKIRIEENAFENTRNPITSRDSKQIGYWHLINNTFSQSTGDIPTSSTTTYNPPYSYQATPVSQVKNVVRQNAGVGVVSP from the coding sequence ATGGTGCTCATGTTAAGTGTATTTACTGTTCCAGTCGAGGCAGGAAATGAAAGCGCTAACATTAACAATGCTAATTTTGCTATGCAAGGTTTTGCCACACTGAATGGTGGCACAACTGGTGGTGCCGGTGGTACGACTGTAACCGTGACAACAGGAGATCAATTACTTGCCGCGTTAAAAAACAAACCAAGCAATACCCCTTTAACGATTTATGTAAATGGTACAATTACCCCCTCAAATACATCAGCTAGTAAAATCGACATAAAAGACATAAATGATGTTTCAATTCTCGGTGTAGGAACACGAGGAGAGTTTAATGGGATTGGTATAAAAGTGTGGCGTGCGAACAATATCATTATCCGTAACCTGAAGATTCACCATGTGAATACCGGGGATAAAGATGCTATTAGTATTGAAGGACCTTCTAAAAACATTTGGGTAGACCACAATGAACTCTATAACAGCTTAGACGTGCACAAGGATTATTACGATGGTCTGTTTGATGTGAAAAAAGACGCTGACTACATTACATTCTCGTGGAACTATGTGCATGATAGCTGGAAAAGTATGCTGATGGGCTCATCAGACACTGATTCATATAACCGTAAAATCACTTTCCATAATAACTACTTTGAAAATTTGAACTCTCGCGTCCCTTCAGTACGCTTTGGTGAGGCTCATATTTTTAGCAACTACTACAGCAACATTGTTGAAACGGGTATCAATTCTCGAATGGGTGCTAAGATACGAATTGAAGAGAATGCATTTGAGAACACACGTAACCCGATTACTAGCCGTGATAGTAAACAGATTGGTTATTGGCATTTAATCAATAACACATTTAGCCAATCAACTGGTGATATCCCAACGTCTTCGACAACAACATACAACCCACCATATTCGTATCAGGCGACTCCTGTAAGTCAGGTGAAAAATGTTGTACGTCAAAATGCAGGTGTTGGAGTCGTATCACCATGA
- a CDS encoding heparan-alpha-glucosaminide N-acetyltransferase domain-containing protein, whose protein sequence is MNNSLNHHRIEGLDFARALAMFGMLVMNFMVSTGAQGNGAPALVWFTNLFEGRAAATFVTLAGIGITLMTRKARVTAEQSVIQNARTSLLKRSLFLFVLGMLLYSIGWSGDILHYYGFFMCFAAFIILTSPKFIIVLLATIALVAQFCQVFFNYMHGWNPTQPFLEYLDFWTVTGFLRNLFFNGYHPIFPWFGFLLIGMLIGRLNLSDARTRKIILLMSLTLLTTTELLSRIFIHLFSKSILDMESALFIFETGPFPPNIFYLLSNSASALLVIMLSIYIVTKWSNNPLIRSLIYTGQLTLTHYVSHVVIGIVILLLFDKVVLYNGYVAQPLLPIFLYACGFFIVSIIFSAFWRRKYSRGPIEMLMRRWS, encoded by the coding sequence ATGAACAATAGTCTAAATCATCATCGTATAGAAGGGTTAGACTTTGCTCGTGCACTAGCAATGTTTGGAATGCTGGTCATGAATTTCATGGTGTCTACTGGAGCACAGGGCAACGGTGCGCCTGCATTGGTCTGGTTCACCAACTTATTTGAAGGAAGAGCCGCGGCTACGTTTGTTACGTTGGCTGGTATCGGGATTACATTGATGACCAGGAAAGCACGTGTCACAGCAGAGCAATCAGTCATTCAGAATGCCAGAACCTCATTACTAAAGCGATCCCTTTTCTTATTTGTACTCGGTATGCTGTTATACAGCATTGGTTGGTCAGGAGACATCTTACACTATTATGGTTTTTTTATGTGTTTTGCAGCTTTTATAATCCTAACCTCACCAAAATTTATTATAGTACTCCTTGCGACTATTGCCCTTGTCGCTCAGTTCTGCCAAGTCTTCTTTAACTATATGCATGGATGGAATCCAACTCAGCCCTTTTTAGAGTATCTTGATTTCTGGACTGTGACAGGATTTCTTAGAAACTTATTTTTTAATGGATACCACCCTATTTTTCCATGGTTTGGCTTTTTACTGATCGGTATGCTAATAGGGCGTTTGAATTTATCAGATGCCAGAACAAGAAAAATCATACTCCTTATGAGTTTAACCTTGCTCACCACAACAGAGCTTCTATCTAGAATCTTCATTCACCTTTTTTCAAAATCCATTTTGGATATGGAAAGTGCGCTTTTCATCTTTGAAACAGGACCGTTCCCACCAAATATCTTTTATCTGCTCTCTAATTCAGCGTCTGCGCTACTGGTGATTATGTTATCTATCTACATCGTTACCAAATGGTCAAATAACCCTCTCATTCGTTCTCTTATCTACACAGGCCAATTAACATTAACCCATTATGTAAGTCACGTCGTTATTGGAATCGTCATTCTACTGCTCTTTGATAAAGTCGTTCTGTATAATGGATACGTGGCCCAACCACTTTTGCCTATCTTTCTTTATGCTTGTGGTTTTTTCATCGTAAGTATCATTTTCTCAGCTTTTTGGAGAAGAAAATATAGTAGAGGACCAATCGAAATGTTAATGAGAAGATGGTCATGA